The following proteins come from a genomic window of Archangium lipolyticum:
- a CDS encoding site-specific integrase, producing MISLALNTGPRIGELAALSWDYVDQASGRLLVKRNVLLRGHLGTPKGGREREVPPKSGH from the coding sequence ATGATCTCCCTGGCCCTCAACACCGGCCCGCGCATCGGCGAGCTGGCAGCCCTGTCCTGGGACTACGTGGACCAGGCCTCCGGGAGGCTGCTGGTGAAGCGCAACGTCCTCCTCCGGGGTCACCTCGGCACCCCGAAGGGTGGGCGCGAGCGGGAAGTACCGCCAAAGAGCGGGCACTGA
- a CDS encoding protein kinase domain-containing protein produces the protein MRLQLLRFFEGRCAGLMLTLARTLGAVHRKNVLHRNVKRDNILIRSRNGEFVLVDFGIGNVLEATTLLGAGLLPPGTQEYVSPEAWRFLGENVGEPVTYKSRVSDELWALGRHVLLAPHQPAAVWHSA, from the coding sequence GTGCGCCTCCAGTTGCTCCGCTTCTTCGAAGGCAGGTGCGCAGGTCTCATGCTGACGCTGGCGCGTACGCTCGGTGCGGTGCACCGCAAGAACGTTCTGCACCGTAATGTGAAGCGCGACAACATCCTCATTCGCTCGCGCAATGGGGAGTTCGTGCTGGTGGACTTCGGTATCGGAAACGTGCTTGAGGCCACGACGCTACTCGGTGCTGGCCTGCTACCGCCAGGGACGCAGGAATACGTGAGCCCGGAAGCGTGGCGCTTCCTCGGTGAGAACGTAGGAGAGCCCGTCACTTACAAGTCCCGCGTTTCGGACGAGCTGTGGGCGCTGGGGCGTCACGTTCTACTGGCTCCTCACCAGCCGGCTGCCGTTTGGCACTCGGCGTAA